From Garra rufa chromosome 19, GarRuf1.0, whole genome shotgun sequence, the proteins below share one genomic window:
- the ca4c gene encoding carbonic anhydrase IV c translates to MKSILSLSSLLLVLELCSGEWCYQSQLSCHDTCTGPSEWKNYFPNCGGQRQSPINIVTRKVKHDPKLTDFIFEGHEKVFNMSVENHGHAAYFTIPQSVRIHGGGLSGIYKAVQFHLHWGENGGQGSEHSVDGEHYPMELHMVHIKEKYDSLREALNDSTGVAAFAFFFEVTSGQNKHLNRVIDALGNVRYEGNSTEIEDFRLTDIIPQANKLSYYRYLGSLTTPDCDQAVVWTVFKQTLPISKKQLMSVDKQMLFGTEKPMTGIFRPVQNLNGRVVYTFLPAHGLCVLPNLIILFLCLFCVFGQQRCFH, encoded by the exons ATGAAGtccattctctctctctcatctctTCTGTTGGTTCTAGAGCTCTGCTCAG GTGAGTGGTGCTACCAGAGCCAGTTGTCCTGTCATGACACATGTACAG GGCCTTCAGAGTGGAAGAATTATTTTCCTAATTGTGGAGGTCAAAGACAATCGCCCATCAATATCGTCACACGCAAAGTGAAGCATGACCCAAAACTGACTGATTTTATCTTCGAGGGCCATGAGAAAGTTTTCAATATGAGTGTAGAAAATCATGGACATGCAG CTTACTTCACAATCCCTCAATCTGTGCGTATCCATGGAGGGGGTTTGTCAGGAATATACAAGGCCGTCCAGTTTCACCTGCACTGGGGAGAGAATGGCGGCCAGGGCTCAGAGCACTCTGTGGATGGAGAGCATTATCCCATGGAG CTCCACATGGTTCACATTAAAGAAAAGTATGACAGCTTGAGAGAGGCTCTAAATGACTCTACAGGGGTGGCAGCATTTGCCTTCTTTTTTGAG GTGACTTCTGGGCAAAACAAACACCTTAACAGAGTCATAGATGCTTTAGGAAATGTCCGATATGAAG GGAACAGCACTGAAATTGAAGACTTTAGACTGACTGACATCATCCCTCAAGCCAATAAACTGAGCTACTATCGGTATTTGGGTTCCTTAACCACACCAGATTGTGACCAAGCGGTTGTGTGGACGGTCTTCAAACAGACTCTGCCCATAAGCAAAAAACAG CTGATGTCAGTGGATAAACAGATGTTATTCGGAACAGAAAAACCAATGACTGGAATATTCCGTCCTGTTCAGAATCTGAATGGACGAGTCGTGTACACATTTCTGCCAGCTCACGGTCTGTGTGTCCTGCCCAATCTAATCATCCTGTTTCTGTGCCTCTTTTGTGTTTTTGGACAACAAAGGTGTTTTCATTGA